A genome region from Arthrobacter sp. SLBN-100 includes the following:
- a CDS encoding alpha/beta fold hydrolase, with the protein MPEASVDAGRLTSGTRTVQHETRARHEFRGMRTVEHYFRVPLDHFGASGSSAAITLFAREYVSAAHSAEEAARLPWLLFLQGGPGGSGNRFGSLGGWSKAAGKDFRILMLDQRGTGLSTPLDRNTLPLRGTAAQQAAYLEHFRADSIVADAELIRAALGSPPWSIYGQSYGGFCALTYLSFAPEGLREALITGGLAPLAAPADDVYRATFKRVAARNAEYFTWYPEDRSTVDAIAHHLRTTPEFLPDGSPLAVERFQMVGAFLGGNTRVDSLHYLLEDAFTDASGGRRLSDPFLEQVQGIVSRRSNPLYALMHESIYGQGEATEWSAWRVLREFPEFRPDADPLLLTGEMVYPWYFDQDPALRPLREVAELLAAKPDWKPLYDAGRLAANSVPVAAAVYAEDIYVDRDLSLETAAAVRGLQVWETPDFHHDGIADDGEGIFNRLLGMARGVRS; encoded by the coding sequence ATGCCTGAGGCCAGCGTGGACGCCGGGCGCCTGACCTCCGGAACCAGGACCGTCCAGCACGAGACCAGGGCCCGGCACGAATTCCGCGGCATGCGGACCGTTGAGCACTACTTCAGGGTGCCCCTGGACCATTTCGGCGCCTCCGGCAGCTCCGCAGCGATTACGCTCTTTGCCCGTGAGTACGTTTCGGCTGCCCACAGCGCCGAAGAAGCAGCAAGGCTGCCCTGGTTGCTGTTCCTGCAGGGCGGCCCGGGCGGCAGCGGCAACAGGTTCGGCTCCCTGGGCGGCTGGAGCAAGGCTGCGGGCAAGGACTTTCGCATCCTGATGCTGGACCAGCGCGGCACCGGCCTGTCCACTCCCCTGGACCGGAATACGCTGCCCCTGCGGGGGACGGCGGCGCAGCAGGCAGCCTATCTGGAGCATTTCCGCGCAGACTCGATCGTGGCCGACGCAGAACTGATCCGTGCTGCCCTGGGTTCACCGCCCTGGAGCATCTACGGGCAAAGCTACGGCGGCTTTTGCGCGCTCACCTACCTCTCCTTTGCCCCCGAGGGTTTGCGCGAGGCGCTGATCACCGGGGGCCTTGCACCGCTCGCGGCCCCGGCCGACGATGTGTACCGGGCAACGTTCAAACGGGTGGCGGCACGGAACGCCGAGTACTTCACGTGGTACCCGGAGGACCGGAGCACGGTGGACGCGATTGCGCACCACTTGCGGACCACCCCGGAGTTCCTGCCCGACGGCAGCCCCCTCGCCGTGGAGCGTTTCCAGATGGTGGGCGCCTTCCTGGGCGGCAACACAAGGGTGGACAGCCTCCACTACCTGCTGGAGGATGCCTTCACGGACGCTTCCGGCGGCCGCCGGCTTTCGGATCCGTTCCTTGAACAGGTGCAGGGCATCGTATCGCGCCGCTCCAACCCGCTCTATGCCCTGATGCATGAGTCCATCTACGGGCAGGGCGAAGCCACCGAGTGGTCAGCGTGGCGGGTACTGCGCGAGTTCCCGGAGTTCCGGCCGGACGCAGACCCGCTGCTGCTCACCGGCGAAATGGTGTATCCGTGGTATTTCGACCAGGACCCTGCTCTGCGGCCGCTGCGCGAAGTCGCGGAACTGCTGGCGGCCAAGCCTGACTGGAAGCCGCTCTACGATGCCGGGCGGCTTGCCGCCAACAGCGTGCCTGTCGCGGCCGCCGTCTATGCGGAGGACATCTATGTGGACCGGGACCTCTCCTTGGAGACGGCCGCGGCCGTCCGTGGGCTGCAGGTCTGGGAAACGCCGGACTTCCACCATGACGGGATCGCCGACGATGGTGAGGGGATCTTCAACCGCCTGTTGGGAATGGCGCGCGGGGTCCGCAGCTGA
- a CDS encoding GNAT family N-acetyltransferase, whose protein sequence is MSVIRPATPHDVPAILRMIHELAHYEKEPDAVRNTPEMLEQVLFGADPRVFAAMAENDNGEVRGFALWFLNYSTWEGAHGIYLEDLYVSPEARGEGHGKALLQHLAGIAVEEGYARVEWSVLDWNEPSINFYRRLGARPMDGWSTFRLTGEALEQFGSAVPAAANG, encoded by the coding sequence ATGAGTGTAATCCGCCCTGCAACCCCGCATGATGTCCCCGCGATCCTTCGCATGATCCACGAACTCGCGCACTACGAAAAGGAACCGGACGCCGTCCGCAACACCCCGGAAATGCTGGAGCAGGTTCTCTTCGGCGCCGACCCCCGGGTCTTCGCCGCCATGGCGGAGAACGATAACGGGGAAGTCCGCGGCTTCGCATTGTGGTTCCTCAACTACTCCACCTGGGAAGGCGCGCACGGGATCTACCTGGAGGACCTCTACGTCAGCCCGGAGGCCCGCGGCGAGGGGCACGGCAAGGCCCTGCTGCAGCACCTGGCCGGAATCGCCGTCGAAGAAGGCTACGCGAGGGTGGAGTGGAGCGTCCTGGACTGGAACGAGCCGTCCATCAACTTCTACCGGCGGTTGGGTGCCCGGCCCATGGATGGCTGGTCCACATTCCGGCTCACCGGCGAGGCGCTGGAGCAGTTCGGCAGCGCCGTTCCGGCCGCCGCCAATGGCTAA
- a CDS encoding DEAD/DEAH box helicase, with protein MKLVDQLPDVSARDLPASVVDPDALYSRFLEWTESRGLDLYPAQDEAIMELATGANVILATPTGSGKSLVAIAAHFQAMAQGRRSYYTAPIKALVSEKFFALCEIFGAGNVGMITGDSGVNQDAPIICCTAEILANIALREGAAADLGSVIMDEFHFYSDPQRGWAWQVPLLELPQAQFLLMSATLGDVSRFEKGLTDLTGLPTTTVSSAERPIPLHYYYHETPVHETLEELLSTRQVPVYVVHFSQIEAIDRAQTLMSINVCTREEKDKIAELIANFRFAAGFGKTLNRLVRHGIGVHHAGMLPKYRRLVEQLAQAGLLKVICGTDTLGVGINVPIRTVLLTALSKYDGVRTRLLNPREFHQIAGRAGRAGYDTAGTVVVQAPEHVIENVKAMAKATAKFGDDQRKLRQVVKKKPPEGFVSWGEPTFKRLVESVPEPLNSSFTVTHAMLMNLMERPGDPFAAARRLLTENHESRSSQLKLMKKALGIYRELLAAEVVERIPPAQQGPDGRTVRLTVHLQPNFALNQPLSPFALAALELLDPESPSYALDVVSVIEATLEKPRQILSAQQKKARGEAIAAMKADGIEYDQRMAMLDEVTYPQPLAEILGEAFEVYRKAAPWVGDFELAPKSVVRDMYERAMNFGEFVQFYGLARSEGIVLRYLADAFKALRQTVPQDMLREDLEDLNAWLGELVRQVDSSLLDEWEELTSGAAPTPHDAPPPPPPALTSNIRAFRVMVRNEMFRRVELFADEDAEALGELDGAAGWDAGRWEDVLDDYFDEHNDIGTGPDARGPGLLIITEEPGVWKVRQIFDDPAGNHDWGISAEVDLDASNESGTAVVRVTDVNRL; from the coding sequence ATGAAACTCGTTGACCAGCTGCCCGATGTCTCCGCCCGGGACCTGCCCGCGTCCGTCGTCGATCCTGACGCCCTTTACTCCCGGTTCCTCGAATGGACGGAAAGCCGCGGCCTGGACCTGTACCCCGCCCAGGACGAGGCGATCATGGAGCTGGCAACCGGCGCCAACGTGATCCTTGCAACCCCGACGGGCTCCGGAAAGTCGCTGGTGGCCATCGCCGCGCACTTCCAGGCGATGGCCCAGGGCCGGCGCAGCTATTACACCGCCCCCATCAAGGCGCTGGTCTCGGAAAAGTTCTTTGCGCTCTGCGAGATTTTCGGGGCCGGGAACGTAGGGATGATTACGGGTGATTCAGGCGTCAACCAGGACGCACCCATCATCTGCTGCACGGCCGAAATCCTTGCCAACATCGCCCTTCGGGAAGGGGCCGCCGCGGACCTGGGATCCGTGATCATGGACGAGTTCCACTTCTACTCGGACCCGCAGCGCGGTTGGGCCTGGCAGGTACCCCTGCTGGAGCTCCCCCAGGCACAGTTCCTCCTGATGTCCGCCACGCTGGGTGACGTGAGCAGGTTCGAAAAGGGCCTGACGGACCTGACCGGGCTTCCCACCACCACAGTGAGCTCGGCGGAACGGCCCATCCCGCTGCACTACTACTACCACGAGACTCCCGTCCACGAGACGCTGGAGGAGCTGCTGTCCACCAGGCAGGTGCCGGTCTACGTGGTGCACTTCAGTCAGATCGAGGCGATCGACCGCGCCCAGACGCTGATGAGCATCAACGTGTGCACCCGCGAGGAGAAGGACAAAATCGCGGAGCTGATCGCCAACTTCCGTTTCGCCGCCGGCTTCGGCAAAACCCTCAACCGGCTGGTGCGGCACGGCATCGGGGTGCACCACGCCGGGATGCTGCCGAAGTACCGCCGCCTTGTGGAACAGCTGGCCCAGGCCGGGCTGCTCAAAGTCATCTGCGGCACGGACACCTTGGGGGTGGGCATCAACGTGCCCATCCGCACGGTGCTCCTGACCGCCTTGAGCAAATACGACGGCGTACGCACCCGGCTGCTGAACCCGCGTGAGTTCCACCAGATTGCCGGCCGGGCCGGGCGGGCGGGCTACGACACTGCGGGCACCGTGGTGGTGCAGGCTCCAGAACATGTCATCGAGAACGTGAAGGCGATGGCCAAGGCCACCGCCAAGTTCGGGGACGACCAGCGGAAGCTGCGGCAGGTGGTGAAAAAGAAGCCGCCGGAGGGTTTTGTGTCCTGGGGCGAGCCGACGTTCAAGCGGCTGGTTGAATCCGTGCCGGAGCCGTTGAATTCCAGCTTCACGGTGACGCATGCCATGCTCATGAACCTCATGGAACGGCCCGGCGATCCTTTTGCGGCCGCGCGCCGGCTGCTGACGGAAAACCATGAGTCCCGGTCCTCCCAGCTGAAGCTGATGAAGAAGGCGCTGGGGATCTACCGTGAACTGCTGGCCGCCGAAGTGGTGGAGCGGATCCCTCCCGCGCAGCAGGGACCGGACGGCCGCACCGTCCGCCTCACCGTGCATCTGCAGCCCAACTTCGCCCTGAACCAGCCGCTCTCCCCCTTCGCACTCGCCGCGCTGGAGCTCCTTGATCCGGAGTCGCCGTCGTACGCCCTGGACGTGGTGTCCGTGATCGAGGCAACGCTCGAAAAGCCGCGCCAGATCCTTTCTGCGCAGCAAAAGAAAGCCCGCGGCGAGGCCATAGCGGCAATGAAGGCCGACGGCATTGAGTACGACCAGCGGATGGCCATGCTGGACGAGGTGACGTACCCGCAGCCGCTGGCCGAAATCCTGGGCGAGGCGTTTGAGGTGTACCGCAAGGCGGCCCCGTGGGTGGGTGACTTCGAGCTGGCTCCCAAGTCCGTGGTGCGGGACATGTACGAACGTGCCATGAACTTTGGCGAATTCGTGCAGTTCTACGGGCTGGCCCGCTCGGAGGGCATTGTGCTGCGGTACCTCGCCGATGCCTTCAAGGCGCTGCGGCAGACGGTGCCGCAGGACATGCTGCGGGAGGACCTGGAAGATCTCAATGCCTGGCTCGGCGAGCTGGTCCGGCAGGTTGACTCCAGCCTGCTGGACGAGTGGGAGGAACTGACGTCGGGCGCGGCGCCCACCCCGCACGACGCACCGCCGCCTCCCCCGCCGGCGCTCACGTCCAACATCCGCGCCTTCCGCGTCATGGTGCGCAACGAGATGTTCCGCCGGGTGGAGCTGTTCGCGGACGAGGACGCCGAGGCCCTGGGCGAACTGGACGGCGCCGCCGGCTGGGACGCCGGGCGCTGGGAGGACGTGCTGGACGACTACTTCGACGAGCACAACGATATCGGCACCGGCCCGGACGCCCGCGGCCCCGGGCTGCTCATCATCACGGAGGAACCTGGCGTCTGGAAGGTCCGGCAGATTTTTGACGACCCCGCCGGCAACCACGACTGGGGCATTTCCGCTGAAGTGGACCTGGACGCGTCGAACGAATCCGGCACCGCTGTGGTCCGCGTGACAGACGTCAACCGGCTCTGA
- a CDS encoding trans-aconitate 2-methyltransferase — protein MKWDPAKYVQFGDYRDRPFFDLTGRVHADRPVQVVDLGCGPGNLTATLAERWPGADVVGLDSSAEMLGKAAAIADGTPSLRFELIDIADWMPSADADVVVSNAALQWVPGHQDMMRKWLAALRPGSWFAMQVPGNFNAPSHALMRGLAGSSRWEPKLRGVLRGGESVGEPGEYLRILLDAGFRADAWETSYQQVLSGADPVLEWVRGTALRPVLAVLSPEDGAAFEAEYAAALRDAYPPTVHGTVFPFRRIFAVGRKG, from the coding sequence ATGAAATGGGATCCGGCAAAGTACGTTCAGTTCGGCGATTACCGGGACCGCCCATTCTTCGACCTCACCGGAAGGGTCCACGCTGACCGGCCGGTGCAGGTGGTGGACCTGGGGTGCGGTCCTGGAAATCTCACCGCAACGCTGGCTGAGCGCTGGCCGGGGGCCGACGTCGTGGGCCTGGATTCCTCGGCCGAGATGCTTGGCAAGGCGGCGGCCATTGCGGACGGAACACCGTCCCTGCGCTTTGAACTGATAGATATCGCCGACTGGATGCCCTCCGCTGATGCGGATGTCGTGGTGAGCAACGCCGCACTGCAGTGGGTGCCCGGCCACCAGGACATGATGCGGAAGTGGCTGGCCGCCCTTCGTCCCGGCTCGTGGTTTGCCATGCAGGTTCCCGGAAACTTCAATGCCCCGTCCCACGCACTGATGCGCGGGCTGGCCGGATCATCCCGCTGGGAGCCGAAGCTGCGCGGAGTGCTGCGGGGCGGGGAGTCCGTGGGCGAGCCCGGGGAGTACCTTCGGATCCTGCTCGACGCCGGGTTCAGGGCCGATGCGTGGGAGACCAGCTATCAGCAGGTGTTGTCCGGCGCGGACCCGGTGCTGGAGTGGGTGCGGGGCACCGCGCTTCGCCCGGTCCTGGCAGTCCTGTCCCCGGAAGACGGCGCAGCATTTGAGGCTGAATATGCCGCAGCGCTCCGGGACGCCTATCCGCCAACCGTTCACGGCACCGTGTTTCCTTTCCGCAGAATCTTTGCTGTAGGGCGCAAGGGATAG